The Anabrus simplex isolate iqAnaSimp1 chromosome 1, ASM4041472v1, whole genome shotgun sequence genome window below encodes:
- the LOC137498479 gene encoding uncharacterized protein, which produces MHEKCQICGMYTDSEEGRQQGILFHHFPVARPDICREWLDVVEVERLRQLPPKQLGNSTVCSGHFRHSSYPGPLSKMLYKDAVSERSVPEHESGPRPRPSAAMTAAPTICTPTASATAAATTTTTTITGAVAATTISTPAATTTNKPLMSHRSSVLTVIYNP; this is translated from the exons atgcacgaaaagtgtcagatctgtggaatgtacacagatagcgaagaaggccggcaacagggaatcttatttcatcatttccctgttgctagacctgACATTTGCAGAGAATGGTTGGACGTTGTGGAggtcgaacggttgcggcagcttcccccGAAGCAGCTGGGGAACAGCACTGTGTGTTCGGggcactttcgtcactccagctatccaggacccctatcaaagatgctgtataaagatgctgtctcggaaagaa gtgtgcctgaacacgagtctggtcctcggccaaggccttcagctgctatgactgctgctcccaccatctgcactcctactgcctctgctactgctgctgctactactactactactactatcaccggtgctgttgctgccaccaccatctccacgcctGCTGCTACTACTACGAATAAACCTTTAATGAGTCATCGCTCgtctgtgctgacagtgatatataacccttag